A stretch of bacterium DNA encodes these proteins:
- a CDS encoding type II secretion system protein: MIKMKRGMTLIELMIVVTIVGILLAVLLPSTGRMLDKAREKTSQQNLENIRIAIASFYSDFEAYPGQDLDGDGVFSSPADGDTIIDNDALDPEEFSQLLIPEYLRDADNIPPPTLPFALLRRGLSNNQEDTVEIDGNPLSNNDGQHGGWRYYPNGATGVNMGGGVVTNLREGTIIVDSTEETTTGSRYCLW, encoded by the coding sequence ATGATTAAGATGAAAAGGGGAATGACCCTGATTGAGCTTATGATTGTGGTAACTATTGTGGGAATATTGCTTGCCGTTCTTCTTCCCAGTACAGGAAGGATGTTAGATAAGGCAAGAGAAAAAACTAGCCAGCAAAACCTAGAAAACATAAGAATAGCAATTGCAAGCTTTTATTCAGACTTTGAGGCATATCCCGGACAGGATTTAGATGGGGATGGGGTTTTTTCTAGTCCTGCAGATGGCGATACGATTATTGATAACGATGCTTTAGACCCTGAGGAATTTTCCCAGCTCCTTATTCCTGAGTATCTTCGGGATGCAGATAACATACCACCCCCTACTTTGCCCTTTGCTTTATTAAGAAGGGGCTTAAGCAATAACCAGGAAGATACAGTGGAAATTGATGGAAATCCCCTTTCTAATAATGATGGACAGCACGGTGGATGGAGGTATTATCCGAATGGTGCCACTGGTGTAAATATGGGAGGCGGAGTAGTAACAAATCTAAGAGAAGGCACGATAATTGTTGATTCAACAGAGGAGACTACTACAGGCAGCAGATATTGCCTCTGGTAA
- a CDS encoding YebC/PmpR family DNA-binding transcriptional regulator — protein sequence MSGHSKWAGIKHKKGVLDAAKGKLFSKLNREIMLAAKTGGKEPEGNARLRLAIQKAKEANMPGENIKKAIARGCGEIEGGEVSEITYECYGPSGIALLIEGITDNKKRTSSEIRHILSKGGGNMGEAGCVSWMFKKLGVLQIEKSSISEDLLFELGLSLGCEDIKTEDSEYEVYTGVEIFEKAKEEIKNRGAHIKYAEIEMVPSSYIKIDKEGAKQVLRLIEALEENEDIQHVWSNMDIPDDL from the coding sequence ATGTCTGGACATTCAAAGTGGGCGGGAATAAAGCATAAGAAGGGTGTCCTTGATGCAGCAAAGGGGAAGCTTTTCTCAAAGCTTAATAGGGAGATTATGCTTGCTGCTAAAACAGGAGGAAAGGAGCCTGAGGGAAATGCAAGGTTAAGATTGGCAATCCAAAAGGCAAAAGAGGCAAATATGCCAGGGGAGAACATAAAGAAGGCGATCGCCAGGGGATGTGGCGAAATTGAGGGGGGTGAGGTTTCCGAGATAACCTATGAATGCTATGGACCTTCTGGCATTGCCCTTTTAATTGAAGGGATTACCGACAATAAAAAGAGGACATCATCAGAGATAAGGCATATCTTATCAAAAGGGGGAGGAAATATGGGTGAAGCAGGCTGTGTCTCCTGGATGTTTAAAAAATTGGGTGTTCTGCAAATAGAAAAATCAAGCATCTCTGAGGATTTACTTTTTGAGCTAGGCCTTTCCTTGGGTTGTGAGGACATAAAAACAGAGGATAGCGAATATGAGGTCTATACAGGGGTAGAAATTTTTGAAAAGGCAAAGGAAGAGATTAAAAATAGGGGTGCTCATATAAAATATGCTGAGATAGAAATGGTTCCTTCCAGCTATATAAAAATAGATAAAGAGGGAGCAAAGCAGGTTTTAAGGCTTATTGAGGCACTGGAAGAAAATGAGGACATCCAGCATGTTTGGTCAAATATGGATATCCCCGATGATTTATAG